From Vibrio aerogenes, a single genomic window includes:
- the hypE gene encoding hydrogenase expression/formation protein HypE: MNNQNFIQLSHGGGGLETNQLIQHLFFRYFGNDILNRNEDAATLSFQGPVAMTTDSFTVSPLFFTGGNIGTLAVAGTCNDLAMVGAKPQYLSCSFMIEEGMALSELESVVASMSDTMNQTGSLIVCGDTKVVPKGAVDKLFINTTGVGEILRENISAHQIKPGDVILVSRDIGRHGACILAARESLRLEQPIESDCAVLWPVVEELLKQQVELHAMRDATRGGLAAVLNEWCQTSGIQMALEESAIPVDDSVRGLCELFGFEPYDLANEGSFVLAVPERHAQKALDVLQQFHSEAALIGQVSAGTTNRPVLHSPWGSRRYLDFPAGELLPRIC; the protein is encoded by the coding sequence ATGAATAATCAGAATTTTATTCAGCTCAGTCATGGTGGCGGTGGCCTGGAAACAAACCAGCTGATCCAACATTTGTTTTTCAGATACTTTGGTAATGACATTTTAAACCGTAATGAGGATGCAGCAACTTTATCGTTCCAGGGGCCGGTGGCTATGACAACCGACAGTTTCACGGTTTCCCCTTTATTTTTTACGGGCGGCAATATCGGCACACTGGCTGTTGCCGGAACATGTAATGATCTGGCAATGGTCGGTGCAAAGCCGCAATATCTGAGCTGCAGTTTTATGATTGAAGAAGGGATGGCATTGAGTGAACTGGAAAGTGTGGTGGCTTCAATGTCAGATACGATGAATCAGACAGGAAGTCTGATTGTCTGTGGTGATACGAAAGTTGTTCCCAAAGGCGCTGTAGACAAATTATTCATCAATACGACAGGTGTAGGGGAAATTTTACGCGAAAACATTTCTGCACATCAGATCAAACCCGGAGATGTAATTTTAGTCTCGCGGGATATTGGTCGTCACGGCGCCTGTATCCTTGCAGCCAGAGAATCTTTGCGTTTAGAACAACCCATTGAGAGTGATTGTGCTGTGCTATGGCCAGTCGTTGAGGAATTACTGAAACAGCAGGTCGAATTACATGCCATGCGTGATGCGACCCGTGGGGGGCTTGCTGCTGTATTGAATGAGTGGTGTCAGACCTCCGGGATTCAAATGGCATTAGAAGAATCTGCAATTCCCGTCGATGATAGTGTTCGTGGTTTGTGTGAATTATTTGGTTTTGAACCCTATGACCTGGCAAATGAAGGAAGCTTTGTTTTAGCGGTTCCGGAGCGACATGCACAGAAGGCACTTGATGTGTTGCAGCAGTTTCATTCTGAGGCGGCCTTGATCGGACAGGTTTCAGCCGGCACAACAAACAGACCAGTGCTCCACTCGCCATGGGGAAGCCGTCGTTATCTGGATTTTCCGGCGGGAGAGTTATTGCCCAGAATTTGTTGA
- the hypA gene encoding hydrogenase maturation nickel metallochaperone HypA produces MHELSISLRTVDIVVEQAKKHHFRKVTAMTLGIGSLSCIEPEALRVGIEFASRETIAESARVQLDMIPATAWCHQCQKKTEIHSYLSSCPYCNSEQLRIETGEELKIKSIEAE; encoded by the coding sequence ATGCATGAGCTATCTATTAGCCTGAGAACGGTTGATATTGTCGTGGAACAGGCAAAGAAACATCATTTCCGTAAAGTTACAGCGATGACTCTGGGGATTGGTTCATTATCGTGTATTGAGCCGGAAGCGCTGAGAGTCGGTATTGAATTTGCCAGCAGAGAAACCATAGCTGAAAGTGCCAGAGTGCAACTTGATATGATTCCGGCAACAGCATGGTGTCATCAATGCCAGAAAAAAACGGAGATTCATTCCTACCTTTCAAGCTGCCCATATTGTAATAGTGAGCAGCTCAGGATTGAGACCGGCGAAGAATTAAAAATTAAGAGTATAGAGGCAGAATAA
- the hypB gene encoding hydrogenase nickel incorporation protein HypB: MCSVCGCGDSHIEAHDHHDHDHHHHAHHEPVHHHAQPQQASVHHHYYHHGDVHHHVHYHGVEQKESSSPSSGHHHHHEPEKTQQGDLHYGQGAAQTHVSGVSQRQLLTLEQDILGHNNHIAEHNRSHFTQHHQLVLNLMSSPGSGKTTLLVDTLNRLKSSCHCAVIEGDQQTSQDADRIRATDIPAIQVNTGKGCHLDADMIHQAYHELEMKESGILFIENVGNLVCPASFDLGEHFKVTILSVTEGADKPLKYPNMFAASQLMIINKIDLLPYVNFDLDACIDHARRINPNIQIIQLSATTGEGMDEWLQWLSTRQEILQAQSEN; this comes from the coding sequence ATGTGTAGTGTTTGCGGCTGCGGTGATAGCCATATTGAAGCACATGATCATCACGATCATGATCACCATCATCACGCTCATCATGAGCCTGTTCACCATCACGCTCAGCCACAACAAGCGAGCGTACATCATCACTATTACCACCATGGTGATGTTCACCATCATGTGCATTATCATGGTGTTGAGCAAAAGGAAAGTTCATCCCCATCCTCAGGCCATCACCACCATCATGAACCAGAAAAAACACAACAGGGTGATCTTCACTATGGTCAGGGTGCGGCCCAAACCCATGTTTCCGGGGTGTCACAACGTCAGCTCCTGACTCTGGAGCAAGATATTCTGGGGCATAATAATCATATTGCTGAACATAACAGGAGTCATTTTACACAGCATCATCAACTTGTTCTGAATCTGATGTCGAGCCCCGGTTCAGGGAAAACGACTTTGCTGGTCGATACACTAAACCGGCTAAAATCCAGCTGTCATTGTGCGGTTATTGAAGGTGATCAGCAAACCAGTCAGGATGCGGATCGTATCCGGGCAACAGATATTCCCGCGATTCAGGTGAACACAGGAAAAGGCTGTCATCTGGATGCAGATATGATTCATCAGGCATATCATGAGCTGGAGATGAAAGAATCCGGTATTTTGTTTATTGAAAATGTCGGAAATCTGGTTTGTCCTGCGAGTTTTGATTTAGGAGAACATTTCAAGGTGACGATCCTGTCTGTCACTGAGGGCGCTGATAAGCCACTGAAGTATCCGAATATGTTTGCTGCCTCTCAACTTATGATCATTAATAAAATTGATCTGTTGCCATACGTTAATTTTGATTTGGATGCATGTATTGATCATGCCAGGAGGATTAACCCCAATATTCAGATTATTCAGCTCTCTGCGACAACGGGTGAAGGGATGGATGAGTGGTTACAGTGGTTGAGTACCCGGCAGGAAATCCTTCAGGCTCAATCAGAGAATTGA
- the csrD gene encoding RNase E specificity factor CsrD — MRYTPTIKLSTRLVAFVTMIVTCAMFILFVGGSLSFQQLGRQYLNHYLNGIVDVIDQEMETADSTEAMKHWLPKLLQASNIVEMKLNSKAGTLYHFQSTKQQYIDEERFYLIDLPLKRNQGYTLHFKILPPYVGFTYSFSAMWSTTLAIVLIIFCLIRGVRWLQAQLLGSELLEERGRMILAGQVERFAKGDSREWPYTVSEALDRLIEELRDARQERSRFDTFIRTQTFLDQLTGTANRVLFDNKLESSLLEGGASGGLLMICIEDLDEATEENDKTDVDALIVNVGECISNIIQRYPDGILSRYYESVFVVLIPHQGPKEVSSVAVQCLKAINKIVPPAPMDKSNWCHMGISMYSEGDRRGRILDEAEIAVKSARLEEVNAWSSFHKDKSDDNELSNVRWRTLFEKYLNPDKIHLFAQDCYLTENTGQPRSIHKEIFVRIPENGRYIKFSRFSSAIVNIGFESVLDRLVCQCMVRYLARQKDDSQVYSINLYVIPFSNQRYFKWFRYLLLGLTQKQRARLCFEFNESQLVRHLDYMRPVIRMISGFGCKVIVSEAGRMIVSTHYIKDLKVDYLKLHRSLVKKVEHRHENQLFVRSMLGVCRGSETKVIAVGVESEEEWEILKSLGIHGAQGRLFAQEKQLIPPPQPDIKVKPGKRKRWKTSSVAHHK, encoded by the coding sequence ATGAGATACACACCAACAATCAAACTGAGTACGCGTTTGGTTGCTTTTGTTACAATGATCGTGACCTGTGCGATGTTTATTTTGTTTGTTGGAGGAAGTTTATCTTTCCAGCAACTGGGACGCCAGTATCTGAACCATTACCTGAATGGCATTGTTGATGTGATTGATCAGGAAATGGAAACGGCAGATTCAACTGAGGCAATGAAGCATTGGCTTCCCAAGCTGCTACAGGCCAGTAATATCGTCGAAATGAAATTGAATTCAAAGGCCGGCACGCTATATCACTTTCAAAGTACTAAACAGCAATATATTGATGAGGAACGATTTTATCTAATCGATCTCCCGCTGAAGCGCAATCAGGGCTATACACTTCATTTTAAAATCCTTCCGCCTTATGTTGGTTTTACATACTCATTTAGTGCGATGTGGTCGACAACTCTTGCGATCGTATTAATTATTTTTTGTCTGATTCGGGGAGTCAGATGGCTTCAGGCCCAGTTACTGGGATCTGAATTACTGGAAGAGCGCGGCAGAATGATATTAGCCGGTCAGGTGGAACGTTTCGCAAAAGGTGACTCAAGGGAGTGGCCATATACGGTCAGTGAAGCTTTAGATCGGTTAATTGAAGAGTTAAGGGATGCACGTCAGGAAAGAAGTCGTTTTGATACTTTTATCCGTACTCAGACTTTTTTAGATCAACTCACCGGTACGGCAAACAGAGTTCTCTTTGATAATAAACTGGAATCATCTTTGCTCGAAGGAGGAGCAAGTGGTGGACTTTTGATGATCTGTATTGAGGATCTGGATGAAGCGACAGAAGAAAATGACAAAACAGATGTTGACGCCTTGATTGTAAATGTCGGTGAATGTATTTCCAACATTATTCAACGTTACCCGGATGGAATCTTGTCACGGTATTACGAATCTGTTTTTGTTGTGCTGATTCCTCATCAGGGGCCGAAAGAGGTGTCGTCTGTTGCTGTTCAATGTCTTAAAGCGATCAATAAAATTGTGCCTCCGGCACCAATGGATAAAAGTAATTGGTGTCATATGGGGATCAGTATGTACAGTGAAGGTGACCGGAGAGGACGAATTCTTGATGAAGCAGAAATCGCGGTAAAATCTGCACGTTTAGAAGAAGTGAATGCCTGGAGTAGTTTTCATAAAGATAAATCCGATGATAATGAACTCAGTAATGTCCGTTGGAGAACATTATTTGAAAAGTATTTGAACCCGGATAAAATACATTTGTTTGCGCAGGATTGTTATCTGACAGAAAACACCGGACAGCCCCGCTCTATCCATAAAGAGATTTTTGTCCGTATTCCTGAAAATGGTCGTTACATTAAATTTTCCCGCTTTAGTTCAGCTATTGTTAATATTGGCTTTGAATCTGTATTAGATCGCTTGGTTTGTCAGTGTATGGTCCGTTATCTGGCCCGACAAAAAGATGACTCACAAGTTTACTCAATTAATTTGTATGTCATTCCCTTTTCGAATCAACGTTACTTCAAGTGGTTCCGCTATTTACTGCTCGGCTTAACGCAAAAACAGCGCGCCCGTTTATGTTTTGAGTTTAATGAAAGTCAGCTGGTCAGGCATCTGGACTATATGCGGCCTGTGATCAGAATGATTTCTGGTTTTGGATGTAAGGTCATCGTCAGTGAAGCTGGCAGAATGATAGTAAGTACTCATTACATTAAAGACCTGAAAGTTGATTATCTGAAGTTGCACCGGAGCCTGGTGAAAAAAGTTGAGCACCGGCACGAAAATCAGCTCTTTGTGCGAAGTATGCTTGGGGTTTGCCGGGGCAGTGAAACAAAGGTGATTGCTGTTGGTGTTGAGTCGGAAGAGGAATGGGAAATTTTAAAATCTTTAGGGATTCATGGTGCTCAGGGGCGCTTGTTTGCTCAGGAAAAGCAGTTGATACCTCCGCCTCAACCTGACATCAAGGTAAAACCCGGCAAAAGGAAACGCTGGAAAACCAGCTCAGTTGCTCATCACAAGTGA
- a CDS encoding rod shape-determining protein, with the protein MFKKLRGMFSNDLSIDLGTANTLIYVKGQGIVLDEPSVVAIRQDKGRGGRSVAAVGHAAKQMLGRTPGNISAIRPMKDGVIADFYVTEKMLQTFIKQVHDNSFLKPSPRVLICVPCGSTQVERRAIKESAEGAGAREVYLIDEPMAAAIGAGLRVSEPTGSMVVDIGGGTTEVAVISLNGVVYSSSVRIGGDRFDEAIINYVRRNYGSLIGEATAEKIKHEIGTAYPGDDVREIEVRGRNLAEGVPRSFTLNSNEILEALQEPLTGIVSAVMIALEQCPPELASDISENGMVLTGGGALLKDLDRLLTEETGIPVVVADDPLTCVARGGGKALEMIDMHGGDLFSEE; encoded by the coding sequence ATGTTTAAGAAACTTCGTGGTATGTTTTCAAACGACCTATCCATCGATTTAGGTACAGCGAACACGCTTATTTATGTAAAGGGACAGGGCATTGTTCTTGATGAACCATCCGTTGTCGCCATTCGCCAGGATAAAGGCCGTGGTGGTCGCAGTGTAGCTGCCGTCGGTCATGCAGCGAAACAGATGCTTGGACGTACGCCGGGCAATATTTCAGCCATTCGCCCGATGAAAGACGGTGTCATTGCTGATTTTTATGTGACGGAAAAAATGTTGCAGACATTCATCAAACAGGTACATGACAACAGTTTTCTTAAACCCAGTCCCAGGGTCTTAATCTGTGTTCCGTGTGGCTCAACTCAGGTTGAGCGACGTGCGATTAAAGAATCAGCAGAAGGTGCTGGTGCCCGGGAAGTTTATCTGATTGATGAACCTATGGCTGCTGCGATTGGCGCTGGCCTGCGGGTTTCAGAACCAACCGGGTCGATGGTTGTTGACATCGGTGGCGGTACAACGGAAGTTGCTGTGATTTCTTTGAATGGCGTGGTCTATTCATCTTCAGTACGTATTGGTGGTGACCGCTTTGACGAAGCGATTATTAATTATGTACGCAGAAATTACGGGAGTTTAATTGGTGAAGCCACGGCTGAAAAAATTAAACATGAAATTGGAACGGCTTATCCAGGAGATGATGTGCGTGAAATCGAAGTTCGCGGACGGAATCTGGCTGAGGGTGTACCTCGTAGTTTTACACTCAATTCAAATGAAATTCTGGAAGCGTTGCAGGAGCCTTTAACCGGTATTGTTTCAGCCGTGATGATTGCACTTGAGCAGTGTCCTCCTGAACTGGCTTCTGATATTTCAGAAAATGGTATGGTACTGACCGGTGGTGGTGCACTGTTAAAAGATTTGGACCGCTTGCTAACTGAGGAAACAGGTATTCCGGTTGTTGTTGCTGATGACCCTTTGACTTGTGTTGCACGGGGTGGCGGAAAAGCACTGGAAATGATTGATATGCATGGCGGTGATTTATTCAGTGAAGAATAG